One region of Aurantimonas sp. HBX-1 genomic DNA includes:
- a CDS encoding glycerate kinase codes for MDAALKREELASIFRRSVAAAHPATILAPHLPQPPAGRIVILAAGKAAASMAAAAVDHYRRSHGIPDERLVGLAVTRDGYALDAGPIEVIEAGHPLPNANGLEATGRVLALAGAAGPDDLVLALISGGGSANWLLPADGVSLADKQAVTRALLRSGAGIGEINCVRKHLSKIKGGRLAGACGGATLVTLAISDVPGDDPSVIASGPTVPDATTLADARAIVARRGLDLPESCRAALASDVNETPKPGDPVFAGTSYTIIATPAASLEAAASAAAALGYRVESLGADVEGEARDVAAEHARMALAAKARGERVAILSGGELTVTIRGEGEGGPNQEYALALAVALSGDPDIAALSGDTDGTDGGTGLASDPAGAFVLPDTLARAKAAGLEPAASLEANDSTRFFRTIGDLFVPGPTHTNVNDCRIILVG; via the coding sequence ATGGACGCAGCGCTCAAGCGGGAAGAACTCGCGTCGATCTTCCGCCGGTCTGTCGCGGCGGCGCATCCCGCCACGATCCTGGCGCCGCATCTGCCGCAGCCGCCCGCCGGCCGCATTGTCATCCTCGCCGCCGGCAAGGCCGCCGCCTCGATGGCCGCCGCCGCCGTCGACCACTATCGCCGCAGCCATGGCATCCCTGACGAGCGTCTGGTCGGGCTCGCCGTCACCCGCGACGGCTACGCGCTCGACGCCGGGCCGATCGAGGTGATCGAGGCGGGCCATCCGCTGCCCAACGCGAACGGACTCGAAGCCACCGGGCGGGTGCTGGCCCTCGCCGGCGCCGCCGGTCCGGACGATCTGGTGCTCGCGCTGATCTCCGGCGGCGGCTCGGCCAATTGGCTGCTGCCGGCGGACGGCGTCAGCCTTGCCGACAAGCAGGCGGTGACCCGGGCGCTGCTGCGCAGCGGCGCCGGCATCGGCGAGATCAACTGCGTGCGCAAGCACCTGTCGAAGATCAAGGGCGGGCGCCTCGCCGGCGCCTGCGGCGGCGCGACGCTGGTGACGCTGGCGATCTCCGACGTGCCGGGCGACGATCCGAGCGTCATCGCCTCCGGGCCGACCGTCCCCGATGCGACGACGCTGGCCGATGCGCGCGCCATCGTCGCCAGGCGCGGCCTCGACCTGCCGGAATCCTGCCGCGCTGCGCTGGCGTCGGACGTCAACGAGACGCCGAAGCCGGGCGATCCGGTCTTCGCCGGCACCAGCTACACGATCATCGCCACGCCGGCGGCCTCGCTCGAGGCGGCGGCTTCGGCCGCGGCGGCGCTCGGCTACCGGGTCGAGAGCCTCGGCGCCGACGTCGAGGGCGAGGCCCGCGACGTGGCGGCCGAGCATGCGAGGATGGCGTTGGCGGCGAAGGCGCGCGGCGAGCGCGTGGCGATCCTCTCGGGCGGCGAGCTGACGGTGACGATTCGCGGCGAGGGCGAGGGCGGACCGAACCAGGAATACGCCCTGGCGCTGGCGGTCGCGCTCTCCGGGGACCCGGATATCGCCGCCCTTTCGGGCGACACGGACGGCACCGATGGCGGTACGGGACTTGCCAGCGACCCCGCCGGCGCCTTCGTCCTGCCTGACACGCTGGCACGGGCGAAAGCGGCCGGCCTCGAGCCGGCCGCGAGCCTTGAAGCCAACGATTCCACCCGCTTCTTCCGCACCATCGGGGACCTCTTCGTGCCAGGGCCCACCCACACCAACGTCAACGACTGCCGGATCATCCTCGTCGGCTGA
- a CDS encoding ATP-binding protein produces the protein MTVAVDLGTTHTGEPAELDLEELLSTRLLVQGNSGSGKSHLLRRLLEKSAGWVQQAVIDPEGDFVTLAERYGHVVVDANRTPAELTRIAARIREHRASVVLDLEGLDAEVQMLCAAAFLNGLFDADRAHWFPMLIAVDEAHLFAPAMAGEHSDESRRASLGAMTNLMCRGRKRGLAGVIATQRLAKLAKNVAAEASNFLMGRTFLDIDMARAADLLGMDRRAAERFRDLETGNFVALGPALSRRPVAIRIGPVETAGRSGRPSLLPLPETPRAAMEDLIFTAAASEAAPERRPAPRPQAAPVATRELMERVAAAPALAAAVEAVDDDPRSPEERAAAVDQIFAEMLEDPDAAFRPVPVLYQEFLTHCRLKRLRGVETDMAAFRRRLSLARAGVSAETEDEAWQEVIERAGDLPEEMQGVYMMLARAARDGSHCPSDAALAHAYGSHSPSRGRFLLGFMAERGLITVEADFRGNRVVTVAGTDWRTSLPQVRLDALDEARARRAERLARGTS, from the coding sequence ATGACGGTTGCCGTCGATCTCGGCACGACCCACACCGGCGAACCGGCGGAGCTCGATCTCGAGGAGCTGCTGTCGACGCGCCTGCTCGTCCAGGGCAATTCCGGGTCCGGCAAGTCGCATCTCCTGCGCCGCCTCCTGGAGAAGAGTGCCGGCTGGGTGCAGCAGGCGGTCATCGATCCGGAGGGCGACTTCGTCACGCTGGCCGAGCGCTATGGTCATGTCGTCGTCGACGCCAACCGCACCCCGGCGGAACTGACCCGCATCGCGGCGCGGATCCGCGAGCACCGCGCCTCGGTGGTGCTGGATCTCGAAGGCCTCGACGCGGAAGTGCAGATGCTGTGCGCCGCCGCCTTCCTCAACGGCCTGTTCGATGCCGACCGCGCCCACTGGTTCCCGATGCTGATCGCCGTCGACGAGGCGCATCTCTTCGCGCCGGCGATGGCGGGCGAGCATTCCGATGAATCGCGCCGCGCCTCGCTGGGCGCCATGACCAACCTGATGTGCCGCGGCCGCAAGCGCGGCCTCGCCGGGGTCATCGCCACGCAGCGCCTCGCCAAGCTGGCCAAGAACGTCGCGGCGGAAGCCTCCAACTTCCTGATGGGCCGCACCTTCCTCGACATCGACATGGCCCGCGCCGCCGACCTGCTCGGCATGGACCGGCGGGCGGCGGAGCGCTTCCGCGACCTCGAGACCGGCAATTTCGTGGCGCTCGGACCGGCTCTGTCGCGCCGGCCGGTGGCGATCCGCATCGGGCCGGTGGAGACCGCCGGCCGCAGCGGCCGGCCGTCGCTGCTGCCGCTGCCGGAGACGCCCCGCGCCGCGATGGAGGACCTGATCTTCACCGCCGCTGCCAGCGAGGCGGCACCCGAGCGCCGGCCCGCGCCGCGTCCGCAGGCAGCGCCGGTCGCCACCCGCGAACTGATGGAGCGGGTCGCCGCCGCGCCGGCCCTGGCGGCTGCCGTCGAAGCGGTGGATGACGACCCGCGTTCGCCCGAAGAGCGGGCGGCGGCGGTCGACCAGATCTTCGCCGAGATGCTGGAGGATCCGGACGCGGCGTTCCGCCCGGTGCCGGTGCTCTACCAGGAGTTCCTCACCCACTGCCGGCTGAAGCGGCTGCGCGGCGTCGAGACCGACATGGCGGCCTTCCGTCGCCGGTTGTCGCTGGCGCGGGCCGGCGTTTCGGCCGAGACCGAGGACGAGGCCTGGCAGGAAGTGATCGAGCGGGCCGGCGACCTGCCGGAGGAGATGCAGGGCGTCTACATGATGCTCGCGCGCGCCGCCCGCGACGGGTCGCATTGCCCCTCGGACGCGGCGCTCGCCCATGCCTATGGCAGCCATTCGCCGTCGCGGGGGCGCTTCCTGCTCGGCTTCATGGCCGAGCGCGGCCTGATCACCGTCGAGGCCGATTTTCGCGGCAACAGGGTGGTGACCGTCGCCGGGACCGACTGGCGGACGTCGCTGCCGCAGGTCCGGCTGGATGCGCTGGACGAGGCGCGGGCCCGCCGGGCCGAGCGCCTGGCCCGCGGCACCAGCTGA
- a CDS encoding glycosyltransferase — translation MSHVALICPPFPSHLRVFEALGGELLRRGHQVTFLLNAGAAPLSPDAPLGLMRREAGAADGRDLEALLARAARPTGPLGILRTVADAATLTDELCRAGPAILAEIGADAIVGDAMEPAAGLIADHLGLPFVSLSAALPVHHDPTVPLPFLSWPYDPSERGLKRNRGGERVARLLLTRQRRTIAAWAARFGLPPRDGLADCLSPTAQISQLVPSFDFPRPPASHRHMVGPLRPLGSDASAGDDTGDGRPLVFASLGTLQGHRAGIFRAVAQACRELGVRCVVAHCGRLNPREAARIGADLVTDFVPQAETLRRAAVCATHAGMNTVMDSLAAGVPMLAIPIAFDQPGIAARIVHHGVGERLSRVLVSPGRVKASLARLLVEASFRDRARAIGRDIAASGGVALAADIVEEAVLGRLPRIGTGRNG, via the coding sequence ATGTCTCACGTCGCGCTGATCTGTCCCCCGTTCCCCAGCCATCTGCGCGTCTTCGAGGCGCTCGGCGGCGAACTGCTGCGCCGCGGCCACCAGGTGACGTTCCTGCTCAATGCCGGCGCCGCGCCGCTCTCGCCCGATGCCCCGCTGGGACTGATGCGCCGCGAGGCGGGCGCCGCCGACGGCCGCGACCTCGAAGCGCTGCTCGCCCGGGCGGCGCGCCCGACGGGACCGCTCGGCATCCTGCGGACCGTCGCCGACGCCGCGACGCTCACCGACGAGCTCTGCCGCGCCGGCCCCGCCATCCTCGCGGAGATCGGCGCCGATGCGATCGTCGGCGACGCGATGGAGCCGGCGGCCGGCCTGATCGCCGATCATCTCGGCCTGCCTTTTGTCTCGCTCTCGGCCGCCCTGCCGGTGCATCACGATCCGACCGTGCCGCTGCCGTTCCTGTCATGGCCCTACGATCCAAGCGAACGCGGCCTGAAGCGCAACCGCGGCGGCGAGCGGGTCGCCCGGCTGCTGCTCACCCGCCAGCGACGCACCATCGCGGCCTGGGCCGCCCGATTCGGCCTGCCGCCCCGCGACGGGTTGGCCGACTGCCTCTCGCCGACGGCGCAGATCTCGCAGCTCGTCCCGAGCTTCGATTTTCCGCGGCCGCCCGCGTCGCATCGCCACATGGTCGGCCCGCTGCGCCCGCTCGGGAGCGACGCCAGCGCCGGTGACGACACCGGCGACGGCCGGCCGCTGGTGTTTGCGTCGCTGGGTACGCTGCAGGGGCACCGGGCCGGGATCTTCCGCGCCGTGGCGCAGGCCTGCCGCGAACTCGGCGTGCGCTGCGTGGTCGCCCATTGTGGGCGCCTGAATCCCCGCGAAGCGGCGCGAATCGGCGCCGATTTGGTCACCGACTTCGTGCCCCAGGCCGAAACCCTGCGCCGTGCCGCGGTCTGCGCGACCCATGCCGGCATGAACACCGTCATGGATTCGCTGGCGGCCGGCGTGCCGATGCTGGCGATCCCGATCGCCTTCGACCAGCCGGGAATCGCGGCTCGGATCGTCCATCACGGCGTCGGCGAACGGCTCTCCCGCGTCCTCGTGTCGCCGGGCCGGGTCAAGGCTTCCCTTGCTCGGCTGCTTGTAGAGGCTAGTTTCAGGGACAGGGCACGCGCCATCGGGCGCGACATCGCGGCCTCCGGCGGAGTGGCTCTCGCGGCGGACATCGTTGAGGAGGCGGTTCTCGGCAGGCTGCCAAGAATCGGAACGGGGCGAAACGGATGA
- a CDS encoding cytochrome ubiquinol oxidase subunit I, translating to MFEGFDPVLLARIQFAFTISFHIIFPAFTIGLASYLAVLEGLFLATGRAVYMETFNYWVKIFALSFGMGVVSGITMSYQFGTNWSVFSDKTGPILGPLMAYEVLSAFFLEAGFLGIMLFGQKRVGPKLHFAATVVVALGTFFSAFWILSVNSWMQTPAGYGINDVGQFVPEDWWAIVFNPSFPYRLVHMVMAAYLTTAFVVGAVGAFHLLRDRGNAHARVMFSMALWMATVVAPLQIVAGDFHGVNTLEHQPAKIAAIEGHFETNDDGPMPLTLFGIPNMEAGRTDYAVDVPYLGSLILTHSLYGVVQGLEAFPRDEWPNSTIVFWSFRVMVAIGFAMLGIGLWSLFKRFRGSLYASPWLQRAMLAMGPMGFVAVIAGWITTEVGRQPFTVYGLLRTSESHSPIAAEAVGTSLVAFIVVYFLLFGAGTFYILRLMSRAPKPFEEDSPPHHPTRAAGITPGPAFEGRDTPEPAKS from the coding sequence ATGTTCGAAGGCTTCGACCCCGTCCTCCTCGCCCGGATCCAGTTCGCCTTCACGATCTCCTTCCACATCATCTTTCCGGCCTTCACCATCGGCCTGGCCTCGTATCTGGCTGTGCTGGAAGGGCTTTTCCTGGCGACCGGCCGGGCGGTCTACATGGAGACCTTCAACTACTGGGTGAAGATCTTCGCGCTCAGTTTCGGCATGGGCGTCGTGTCGGGCATCACCATGAGCTACCAGTTCGGCACCAACTGGTCGGTGTTCTCCGACAAGACCGGACCAATTCTGGGTCCGCTCATGGCCTACGAGGTGCTGTCGGCCTTCTTCCTCGAGGCCGGCTTCCTCGGCATCATGCTGTTCGGCCAGAAGCGCGTCGGGCCGAAGCTGCACTTTGCCGCCACCGTGGTCGTGGCGCTCGGCACGTTCTTCTCGGCCTTCTGGATCCTGTCGGTCAATTCCTGGATGCAGACGCCGGCGGGCTACGGCATCAACGATGTCGGCCAGTTCGTCCCCGAGGATTGGTGGGCGATCGTCTTCAACCCGTCCTTCCCCTATCGCCTCGTCCACATGGTGATGGCTGCCTATCTGACCACGGCCTTCGTCGTCGGCGCGGTCGGGGCGTTCCACCTGCTGCGCGACCGCGGCAATGCCCACGCGCGGGTGATGTTCTCGATGGCCCTGTGGATGGCGACGGTCGTCGCGCCACTGCAGATCGTTGCCGGCGATTTCCACGGCGTGAACACGCTGGAGCACCAGCCGGCCAAGATCGCCGCCATCGAGGGACATTTCGAGACCAACGACGACGGTCCGATGCCGCTGACCCTGTTCGGCATCCCCAACATGGAGGCCGGCCGCACCGACTACGCCGTCGACGTGCCCTATCTCGGCTCGCTGATCCTGACGCATTCGCTCTACGGCGTGGTGCAGGGGCTGGAGGCTTTCCCGCGCGACGAATGGCCGAACTCGACGATCGTGTTCTGGAGCTTCCGGGTCATGGTGGCGATCGGCTTCGCCATGCTCGGCATCGGCCTCTGGTCGCTGTTCAAGCGCTTCCGAGGCTCGCTCTACGCCAGTCCCTGGCTGCAGCGCGCGATGCTCGCCATGGGCCCGATGGGCTTCGTCGCCGTCATCGCCGGCTGGATCACCACCGAGGTCGGCCGCCAGCCCTTCACCGTCTACGGCCTCCTGCGGACATCGGAGAGCCATTCGCCGATCGCCGCCGAGGCCGTCGGCACCTCGCTCGTCGCCTTCATCGTCGTCTACTTCCTGCTGTTCGGCGCCGGCACGTTCTACATCCTGCGGCTGATGTCCCGGGCGCCGAAGCCCTTCGAGGAGGATAGCCCGCCCCATCATCCGACACGGGCGGCCGGCATCACCCCAGGACCGGCGTTCGAGGGTCGTGACACCCCCGAACCGGCGAAGAGCTGA
- a CDS encoding DUF2474 domain-containing protein — translation MTRPQGEPREAPDSLWKRLGWFVLLWLGGFAAVSLLGFVIRSVLIG, via the coding sequence TTGACCCGGCCGCAAGGCGAGCCCCGCGAGGCGCCGGACAGTCTCTGGAAGCGGCTCGGCTGGTTCGTGCTGCTCTGGCTCGGCGGCTTTGCGGCCGTCAGCCTCCTGGGCTTCGTCATCCGCAGCGTGCTGATCGGCTGA
- the crtY gene encoding lycopene beta-cyclase CrtY, with protein MIDVAFVGGGLANGLAAYRLATTRPDLTIRLFEAGAAVGGNHTWSYHEGDLADGGHDWLSPFVTYRWNAYEVRFPDRRRRIGTGYRSVASERFREILEATLGDAIETNAQVRAVTPDSVVLDDRVVRARTVIDGRGHSPSPHLRLGFQKFLGQEIELAAPHGLAQPIIMDATVAQADGYRFVYVLPLTPTRLLVEDTYYADGPDLDEDRLRGSIDTYLKAHGWVARTVVREERGVLPIAIDGDIEAFWDDKHGVAASGLAAGLFHPTTGYSLPDAVRLADLLAGLPDFSSAAVFAATRRHAVETWQSRGFFRMLNRLLFFAGVSSKRYKILQHFYRLPDPLVARFYAAQLRTFDKVKILTGRPPVPFGNALKVLARHRLTGELA; from the coding sequence ATGATCGACGTCGCCTTTGTCGGCGGGGGGCTGGCGAACGGACTGGCAGCCTACCGGCTGGCGACGACCCGCCCGGACCTGACGATCCGGCTGTTCGAGGCCGGCGCCGCGGTCGGTGGCAACCACACCTGGTCCTATCACGAGGGCGACCTCGCGGACGGCGGTCACGATTGGCTTTCGCCGTTCGTGACCTATCGCTGGAACGCCTACGAGGTGCGGTTCCCCGATCGCCGCCGCCGGATCGGCACCGGCTATCGCAGCGTCGCCTCGGAACGCTTCCGCGAGATCCTGGAGGCAACGCTCGGCGACGCTATCGAGACGAACGCGCAGGTCCGGGCCGTCACGCCCGACAGCGTCGTCCTCGACGACCGCGTCGTCCGGGCCCGCACAGTGATCGACGGCCGCGGCCATTCGCCGAGCCCGCATCTGCGCCTCGGCTTCCAGAAATTCCTTGGCCAGGAGATCGAGCTGGCGGCGCCGCACGGCCTGGCGCAGCCGATCATCATGGACGCCACCGTCGCCCAGGCCGACGGCTACCGCTTCGTCTACGTCCTGCCGCTGACGCCGACCCGGCTGCTGGTCGAGGACACCTATTATGCCGACGGGCCGGACCTCGACGAGGACCGGCTACGCGGATCGATTGATACCTATCTGAAGGCCCATGGCTGGGTCGCCCGGACGGTTGTCCGCGAGGAGCGGGGCGTGCTGCCGATCGCCATCGACGGCGACATCGAGGCGTTCTGGGACGACAAGCATGGCGTCGCCGCAAGCGGTCTCGCCGCCGGCCTGTTCCACCCGACCACCGGCTATTCGCTGCCCGACGCGGTGCGCCTCGCCGATCTCCTTGCCGGCCTGCCGGACTTTTCCAGCGCGGCGGTCTTCGCCGCGACCCGCCGCCACGCCGTCGAGACGTGGCAATCGCGCGGCTTCTTCCGCATGCTCAACCGGCTGCTCTTCTTCGCCGGGGTTTCCTCCAAACGGTACAAGATCCTGCAGCATTTCTATCGCCTGCCCGACCCGCTCGTCGCCCGCTTCTACGCGGCGCAGCTGCGGACCTTCGACAAGGTCAAGATCCTGACCGGCCGGCCGCCCGTGCCCTTTGGCAATGCGCTGAAGGTGCTGGCCCGCCATCGCCTCACCGGGGAACTCGCATGA
- the cydB gene encoding cytochrome d ubiquinol oxidase subunit II — protein sequence MDLAVLWAFIIAFAVIAYVILDGFDLGTGILFPLLGRHENRDTAMNTVAPIWDGNETWLILGGGGLFAVFPLAYAIIMPAIYAPIIAMLLALIFRGVAFEFRFRTVRGRWMWDVSFFIGSVVAALSQGIALGTLVQGIDVDGRAYAGGWFDWLTPFSLMTGVAVVVGYALLGATWLVMKTEGELHDIANRFAWITGIGTLALIGLVSLWMPFLDAEFYVRWFTFPLILYVAPVPIMLAFAAFSLFSSLARGKHVRPFLSALTIFVLAFAGLGINFYPNIIPPDITIWDAAAPDSSLIFLLVGASVLIPMILIYTGYAYWVFRGKVVEGEGYHH from the coding sequence ATGGACCTCGCAGTACTCTGGGCGTTCATCATCGCCTTTGCCGTCATCGCCTATGTCATCCTCGACGGATTCGACCTCGGCACCGGCATCCTCTTCCCGCTGCTCGGGCGGCACGAGAACCGCGACACGGCGATGAACACCGTGGCGCCGATCTGGGACGGCAACGAGACCTGGCTGATCCTCGGCGGCGGCGGCCTGTTCGCGGTGTTCCCGCTGGCCTATGCGATCATCATGCCGGCGATCTACGCGCCGATCATCGCCATGCTGCTGGCCCTGATCTTCCGCGGCGTCGCTTTCGAGTTCCGCTTCCGGACGGTGCGGGGGCGCTGGATGTGGGACGTCTCGTTCTTCATCGGCTCGGTGGTCGCGGCGCTCAGCCAGGGCATCGCCCTCGGCACGCTGGTGCAGGGCATCGACGTCGACGGCCGGGCGTATGCCGGCGGCTGGTTCGACTGGCTGACGCCGTTCTCGCTGATGACCGGCGTCGCGGTCGTCGTCGGCTATGCGCTGCTCGGCGCCACCTGGCTGGTGATGAAGACCGAGGGTGAACTCCACGACATCGCCAATCGCTTCGCCTGGATCACCGGCATCGGAACGCTGGCGCTGATCGGCCTCGTCAGCCTGTGGATGCCGTTCCTCGACGCCGAGTTCTACGTGCGCTGGTTCACCTTCCCGCTGATCCTCTATGTCGCGCCGGTGCCGATCATGCTCGCCTTCGCGGCGTTCAGCCTGTTCAGCTCGCTGGCGCGCGGCAAGCACGTGCGGCCGTTCCTGTCGGCGCTGACGATCTTCGTTCTCGCCTTCGCCGGGCTGGGCATCAATTTCTATCCCAACATCATCCCGCCGGACATCACCATCTGGGATGCGGCGGCGCCCGATTCCTCGCTAATCTTCCTGCTGGTGGGCGCCTCGGTGCTGATCCCGATGATCCTGATCTACACCGGCTACGCCTACTGGGTGTTCCGCGGCAAGGTCGTCGAGGGCGAGGGCTACCACCATTGA
- a CDS encoding DUF2585 family protein — MSDTASSRQPLAGERPVPLAWVAGTIALTLVLMVGWLRAMDRPWVCPCGSIEFWQGALTAAENSQQFSDWYSALHVIFGMALFGFVHFMKPRWTLGAKLVVAIASSAAWEAMENTPLLIGMFSSATNAVSYSGDSILNAVGDTLFVALGFIAAARLPPWVTGLVAIGLEATIAFAIQDGFVIGTLRLFGVDI; from the coding sequence GTGAGCGACACGGCCTCGTCCAGGCAGCCGCTCGCCGGGGAACGACCGGTACCCCTCGCCTGGGTCGCCGGCACCATCGCCCTGACGCTCGTGCTCATGGTCGGCTGGCTGCGGGCGATGGACAGGCCCTGGGTCTGCCCCTGCGGGTCGATCGAGTTCTGGCAGGGGGCGCTGACTGCCGCCGAGAACAGCCAGCAATTCTCCGACTGGTATTCGGCCCTGCACGTCATCTTCGGCATGGCGCTGTTCGGTTTCGTGCATTTCATGAAGCCGCGCTGGACGCTGGGTGCCAAGCTGGTGGTGGCGATCGCCTCCAGCGCGGCCTGGGAGGCGATGGAGAACACCCCGCTGCTCATCGGGATGTTCAGCAGCGCGACCAATGCGGTGTCCTATTCGGGCGATTCCATCCTCAACGCGGTGGGGGACACGCTGTTCGTCGCCCTCGGCTTCATCGCGGCGGCCCGGCTGCCGCCATGGGTGACCGGGCTCGTTGCGATCGGCCTCGAAGCCACCATCGCCTTCGCCATCCAGGACGGGTTCGTAATCGGTACGCTGCGCCTGTTCGGCGTCGATATCTGA